The proteins below come from a single Leptospira harrisiae genomic window:
- a CDS encoding motility protein A: MIHSTLLGILAAVLSVFVAILIEGASLRSFFHLPAMLLIVGGTLGATFASYSISQVTKAVRDTRFALSRKKEKDLKLIFFRFWEKARKDGLLSLEDEAKKLENPFLQKGIQLIVDGSDPRTIEEILWEAHEEEEKNDIKSAKVFETAAGFSPTVGIIGTVLGLVTVLENLDGGTKVLGQGIATAFIATFYGISFANLILLPISNQLKVVAKRESNERQAIMRGILSLQSGENRRILAERIDPFVKY, encoded by the coding sequence ATGATCCATTCCACATTACTCGGAATCCTCGCAGCCGTTTTATCGGTGTTTGTTGCAATTTTAATCGAAGGTGCATCGTTACGTTCCTTTTTTCATCTTCCTGCAATGTTGCTAATCGTAGGCGGAACGTTAGGTGCCACCTTTGCTTCCTATTCCATTTCACAAGTGACTAAAGCTGTTAGAGATACACGATTTGCACTTTCTAGAAAAAAAGAAAAAGATCTAAAGCTAATATTTTTTCGATTTTGGGAAAAAGCTAGAAAAGATGGGTTATTGTCATTAGAAGATGAAGCTAAAAAGTTAGAGAACCCGTTTTTACAAAAAGGGATTCAATTGATTGTTGATGGGTCAGACCCCAGAACCATTGAAGAAATTTTGTGGGAAGCACACGAAGAGGAAGAAAAGAATGATATAAAATCTGCAAAAGTTTTTGAAACCGCTGCAGGTTTCTCTCCCACAGTGGGAATCATTGGAACTGTTCTTGGACTTGTGACAGTTCTTGAAAATTTAGATGGAGGGACAAAAGTTCTTGGCCAAGGAATTGCAACTGCCTTCATCGCCACCTTTTACGGAATCTCATTTGCGAATTTAATCCTACTGCCTATCTCGAACCAACTCAAAGTGGTCGCCAAACGAGAGAGTAACGAACGACAAGCCATCATGCGAGGGATATTGTCTTTACAGTCTGGCGAAAACCGCAGAATTCTCGCCGAACGGATTGATCCTTTTGTTAAATATTAG